Genomic DNA from Magnolia sinica isolate HGM2019 chromosome 4, MsV1, whole genome shotgun sequence:
cgtatgagtcctcccatggtgagaaaattgcatttgtgaggcccacctttcctaccccttcatctctcatctcaaccatccatttctcatcttcctccatcaaagagaagcacaaggagctaagggagccaagggagcaagaagatcaagtggtgggtgccttgatagggtagattttgatattttaaaaatgggccaagtgaggccaaccgatcaatggtttggatctcactttggaccctaagatgtggccgatggcccacttggatcatcatgatcatgccatgatggggccattctccatggaccccatcatgatgtttatttctcttgcatgcttagggtcatttagaccgtctcttttagtggagaagggatctccaccgttggatttcgatttcttggacccacatgtaatgggacccacttgatgtatgatttagtgcaaggaagggcccatagtgccggggtccctccatcacgcggatctcaccctctatctctctctctccctctctatttctcttaTTTATGCTTGATGATAagaaggttgtgtggcccacttgaatggaccccaccacaaggtatgtgttccatccaaatcacctacaagtggggcccactgtgcatgtattgtaccacaccatccatcagtggtggcccacatgaggaggcccacctagctctttttttggaaaacacaaatagcttgtttccaagccaaggagggtggtccacttatgtaggtcccaccttgatgtatgtattaaatccatgccgtccattccttttccatgCTTATTTTAAGCGTTAAAccaaaagatgggaccaatcaaactttcaggtgggccatggtaCGGCAAACGACGGGTTTACCATTGAATTTTTCCATGTTTCtatacgccgaaacaggcccaatattgggcttgttttgcttgtcaggAGCTATGGAagaacactggacggtgtggattcactggatgtggaccccacctgtaaaatccacaGGTTTTctaaatatcaaaaaaaaaatacaacatgCATGCAGCcattgctgctgtgtcagagcagGCAGCGGCAGCAAGGCCAAAGTGGCGTGCCGCCAGATACAAAGACgcgtagccgtgggccccaccttgatgtttatgtgtcatccaatccattcatatggtggaccctggggtcagtggaccacccttcaaatttgaggtccatccaagactcgggtggcccacatcaaaggaaacagtgtgaattggactccacccttgaaaccttttctgggcccacagaagtttgggatcaaggtgaaatttgttttcacccttcatctgggcccacgtggccttgtcaacgggttggatgacatagcaacattatggtgggccccacatggagcccacatagatgtatgtgttccatttccaccgtccgcctggacggtggagcccgctgtgatgattgtgtgggcccactgtgatgattgcgtggagtccactgtgatgcgtgcgtgtgtgtgtgtatgtatatatatatatatataatgttatatttcatataatattatatgtattatgtatatatatatattatatactatatatttatatatttttgctaatgttgaggcccgtgattgaggcccaccttgatatataggtaaggcccacctcagtttgcttgtggcccatgattgaggcccactttgatgtctatgtaaggtccatgcgtcgaggcccatttaatgtattaggggcccatgggtcgaggcccattaagatgtaatggggctaatgggttgaggcccatttgatgcatgtatggggcccaactggcgaggcccatttgatacatataaggcccgtaagattaggcccatttaatgcattctaaggcccacgggttatggcccattgcaatgcacataaggcccattggtgtggcccattgttgtggctcacttgatgaacatgaggcctatatgatacggcccatttgatgtattaaaggcccaatgagttatacctaaggttcattgcaatgtgcagtcccaatatgatttatgtaatgatgtttacgtcagggctatgccttgggagcaatggtggtttgacgtccacattgcaaatatagtgtggttaaatgtccgcattatgacttttcctagggctcattgttaggctcgtacgtctaatgtgtaggccgtctaggcccatctttgttatgattatcatccatcccatataacatgtttaattccatgattcataatcatatgcatcatacgtatgcttgatatgagaaatgcctgatcatagcatatgccttcgggcagatggtttaggggctcccgtacaaggggtgttgccctacatgagcgcacgatacgcgcaggattgctgcatgactggatagtgtgattcatgcattcgcattgtgtgatatggttactgtatgccctagcgacatcagggccgtagcctccacagacgtatcgtggttggcaggattggataccggaaatactgttctacatgaggtgcgatagatatccctgggtgaaagtccctaaacccttatggtacctggaggttgctccaacgtctagaccgagtggatgcatgagcgctgagtgccgattaccagacggttgcgctttccactgtatcgtggtcggttggaagggggtgtggccttactggcccgagagtagggggcaatgctaggttgagtctgaccagctcgaagaatgggtccgctattgacgagccgagcccgatattggcaggcggatagtgaggtcttttccactcaccttattgcgcgcgatggggcggcaatctggcttggagtgtactagaccccggtgctattccagattttgagctatatcgatatgtggacttagatgaggatttgtatgcttgagttgcattttgcattgcatggccttggtatggccgacatcattcatgctttgcatcgcatggccttggtacggctaatgggattcttggcattcatcggcatgttccgcattactctgatactgcataactacattaccaccttgagcatacactttcaccaccctctaagctttctataagcttatgcacgaccgttgcgtgcaggtgacgttggatcgcagcagcgctgaggcttgggcgcgtagctgatctttcttggagcttttgatctatcatcattgtatttcccttatgctcattgtacttgtaaagtttttgattatagtggaaatgtgatggagtttttggttgttgtttgtgggttatgcctttggttatgcttattacgaatcaaactgatgttgaaaatcctccttgtagcattccaggatcggaacctggcgaatgggcgctgggagccgagaatggggttctacggaggctgtcggcgccggattcggcgatcgggaattttgtgagccgggtttccgagtttggggcgtgacactcatcattcattttcGTGCAGATGATGATTGATAAAGACCATCTAGTCATTAGGCGAACTCTTGCATGGGCCATAGCCAGAAAAAATCATTCTGACCACCCCAttagtatatttttcttttatttattttttacaatgtTCCTTGTGCTGTAGCCTGCATGAATTTGGACTGGCCAGATTTTTTAGGCATGAACATGAGAGGGCTGGGCTCACCCATCATTAAGCCGTACCTATTGCATTGTAGGTTAAATCTTAACTTACAAAgagatgtgtgaggcccacctaatgtgcactatatctcaaaaaaaaaaaaagggatggagGAAGTACCTTGAGTAGTATATATAGCTACAACACTATCCGATATATACCCCGATTACATAAAGAACAACTATCAGACTGATTACAAAAAGAACAAGTATCAAACAGAAAGAACAAGTATCAGACAATCACAAGCATCCCTATCCttactgttccctgtggtgtggtccacctaagtatCAGATCGGCCCGATTTTTGGATTCACAAACTCGACTACCCGAGCTGTTtgaaatgatggacggtgtagttGATTTCTTGTAACCCAAAGCTTGATTGGGCAGCGGCCATGGCTGGCCGACGAGCCactatccttaaaaaaaaaaaagtctgagTGGCTGAGTGGTCCTCCTACCTGATAAACGAGTCTGAATGGCCGGATCAAGATCGAGAGTGGCTGGCGTTCGGGTAGAGACGAGATTGTTTTAGGGGATTTAGGGTTTGACGCATTCGGGTGCGGCCGTGTGGGTAGAGAGGGACGGGTAGGGTAAAAACTTAAAAAgggtaaaattatatatatatataggtgatgggtaaaataataaattattagtTATTAATACATCCAGTCCGGTCCGAATTGGattggatcggatcggatccaatcggatcgaatTTCGGATCGGTCCGGTTCGAATTGACATTGACACAAACTTGATCCGATTAACGGTCGGATCTACCTGATCTTGCTCGAACCTGACCGATTTAGGCTGTCAGTTCGGTTTGAATCGAGTTGGATATGGTTGGATCGAGTCGGATCTATTGGAACGGGTCTAATATGCCCAGCTCTATCTACAGGGGACgagaattgcgtactgagtaaactctgtggggcccaccgtaatttgtGTATTATCCATGTGGTTcatacgtttttccagctcattttaaggcatgagtccaaaattgaagtacatccaaagctcaagtggaccacaccacagtaaacaattGAATGTCAGCTGTTTAAACTTCTAAGGACCACAGAAGtgttagatcaagatgatatcagTGTTGTTCGTTCATTCATgaaaagatgaagaaaatgttAATCAATGGCAATGATAATTAGGTTAGAATTCACGTATTTAAATCACCTACTGAACATATATCTTCAAATGAAAATTCATGTAAGAGAGATGCATCTAGAAAAATCATTCCCCCTCCCGAATATAGTCCAAGTCGTTGAAAATTCACATCCAAGTGGATTATGAATAGGGATAGGTGACCTTATAAAATCTATGAGGGTTTCATTATTAAATTTGAGGAGTCTAGCCTCATTGAGTGAGAAAATAGGTAAATCAGAGGATTTTTAGCCTCATTTTGTACTTCATATGTAAATTAAAAAATCTTTAACCTTATTTTCTTTCAATAGTTTAGTTTTAAATATGCTTAATTTTAAGTATCATTTTTTATTACTAGACTATCATTGGTCATTAATATTTCAAAAGGTAAATCTTTCTAAATGACCATAATAAGCAtgtttcatgtttttattgatATATGCACCATATTCCTTTATTAGTATGTGCTTattgaaaatttcatgatttatAGAGCTTTCAATTTTTTATGCTTAAATAGTATATCTATGGAATTATTTCTTTGTCAaatactaacaaaaagggggagaataatcAAGTCTCACCAAAATAAGTTGAATTCTATTTTGTAGGTTTTGTTTGTTTATTGTAGGGAATTGATGGAGATAGGGGAAGTAATGCATaattccatggcccgatgaagggtcatgcaaaatttggagatgatcggatatggggtttggtcgtacgggtttgatttgtgatcaacggtcaccgttcctcgatcaggtcccagagtttgtggacgggcgtagaaaaatacattagaccttcaccgtaaatgtagaagagatttgACGGCTAGAAAGCCTGGTATCTCAGTTTTTTAtttcaagtgccagattccaatcccgGCATTGGTGGGGTGCTTTGGGCAAATGCCAGATCCCAGTTCTAAATGTCCAttaggtccgtggtccgcgagGGTCCaaaagcccagtgagctctatagttctctaaatttttagatttttctgaccttcccgtgccGCAGTATAGCCCACACGGGCTGTTGTTAAGTGTAAACGGCCCTCCGGCTTGGCGGCGTGTACTTGGTCTTGCCATGACCCATCTGGTCCACTCAATTTGGCTAATCTTGGATTAATGTATTTGTGGAACCTCACCACAAGTAGTATAATCGAacagtcctgtggcaaatcctacgtggacgccccagaaCACTATTCTggctggacgggatgttacaatctaccctccttataaataaatttcatcctcaaaatttgtacctatTCATATTGTTGAAGCAAGCTTGGGTAATGCTTGCGGACTTCTGCTTCCGTCTCCTAAGTGGCCTCCTCTTCATCGTGATAGGTCCATAATACCTTGAGCAATGGGATGACCTTGTTtcgtaggacctgctccttcctatctagtagTCGAGTAGGCCGGAGAATATATGTGGCATTTTCCTTGAGTTCTACATATTCCTACttgatgatatgcgaaggatcggggacgtacttcttcaacatttaTACGTGGAAGACGTTATACACTCTGGCTAGAGGCgtgggtagggccaagcgataAGCAACcgcatcaacttaatccaaaatctAGAATGGCCCGATGAACTGCGGcgcgagctttcccttcttgccgAAGCGTAAAACGCCCTTCATTGGAGAGATAttgagaaatacgtggtcccTCCGCCTTGTGTCAGCACAGCTTTTCTGCCTGCTTTGAGCCGTCGAGAGGCGGAGCCGGATAATCTCAATCTTCTTGGTCGTGATCCGCACCAAATTTGGTCCtagcaaactcttctcaccaatttCCTCCCAACAATGCGGGGCTCGACACGGACGCTCATACAAAGCCTCGTAAGGCGCCATATCGATGctagcctggaagctattgttgtaggtGAACTCGGCATATGGGAGACAATCGTCCCAACTCTCCTGAAAGTCCAAGATGCaagcccgcaacatgtcttccaagatTTGGTTCACCCgctcggtctgcccatctgtctgaggGTGGAAGGCGGTGCTAAATTTCAGCTTCACCCCCATAGCCTCCTAGATGCGGGTCCAGAAGAACGAAGTGAATCGAGTAtcccggtccgacacaatctccaacgGGATGCCATGGAGTCGAACTATTTCTTTGATGTATAACCTCGCCAAATCATCAGCGGAGTTCGAAGTCTTGATAGgcaagaaatgagccgatttggTGAGCCTATCCACAGTCACCCATATCGAGTCATGCCCCTTCTTTGTCTTGGGCAAGCCGgtaatgaagtccatagatatgaagtcccacttccactctgcaATAGGCATGGGTTGCAACAGACTCGGGGGTCGGCGGTGCTCAGCCTTGACTTGTTAACACGTGAGGTATTGGGACACATACTctgctatttccttcttcatgttATCCCAACAATAATTTCAATTCAGATCCTGGTACATTTTGgtactacccggatgcatcgcTACCTTGGAGTTGTGAGCGGCATTTAGAACTCCTCGTATCTCCTGAAGATTTGGAACACAAAGGCGGCCTCGGTACCGCAATCCTCCATCGGTACCGATCCTCCACTCGGTCTTCCCATCATTCCTTGCTTTTTCCCTCATCTTCTTCAAATGCTCATTGCCCCCTTGAGCTTCAATGATTTTACCGTTAATCAGCGATTGGGCCTGAATGTGGGCTACGACCTCGTACGGTTCCTCCACGGTGAGCTTCATGTCGAAGTCTCGAACGAATTCCACTATATCCCACTCTCTCACCATGAGCGGGGCTGCAAATTCAattgtcttcttgcgactcaaggcTTCCGCCACCAAATTGGCCTTGCCAGGGTGATATGAGaaatcaaacttgaagtccttcaacgttTCCATCCAGCGGCGCTGTCTTATGTtcagatatatttgaggctcttatgatcagagaagagctcaaattCTTCGCCATAGAGGTAGTGTCTCCGTATCTTCAAAGTAAATACTACTGCCGCGAGTTCgaggtcatgagtggggtagttctcctcatTCTTCCTTAGCGGTCAAGAAGCATAAGCAATTGCCTGGTCTTTTTGCATGAGTACACAACCTAAGCCCATGCGAGAGACGTCGGTGTatatggtgtacttgaccccttgctcaggtAGCACAAGCACAGGTGCCGACGTCAGTTTATCTTTCAACTCTTGGAAGGCTacctccgccttttcattccaggcaaatttgagGTCCTTCCGAGTTAGCCGGGataacggtcgggctatcttcgagaagtctctaatgaatctgcGGTAATAGCCTGCAAAACtaagaaaacttcgcacttccgTAACTGACTTCGGTTGCTTCCAATCTTGTACCGCCGCCACTTTGGTGAGATCCACAGATATCCtttccttggacactacatgtcccagaaatttgacctcctccttccagaaggtGCATTTCCTAAATTGCGCAAACAGTCAATTTTTCTCTAGGGTCTTGAAGACTGCCCTTAAATGTTCACCTTGCTCTTCACGGCTCCTTGAATAAATTaatatgtcgtcgatgaacacgatGACGAATTTGTATAGGAATGGCCTAAATATTCTGTTCATGAGGTTCATGAATACCGCTGTGGCATTGGTGAGCTCGAATGACATAACCAGGAACTTATAATGGCCAAAACAGGTCCTGAAGGCCGTGTTCTGTATATCCTCATCCCTAACTCATagctgatggtaccctgattgtaaattgatctttgagaaatattgagcacccttcaactggtcgaataaacTCGTCGATTCTGGGCAACGGGTATTTGTTCcgaaccgtcacttggttcagtcTTCTGTAATCCACACATAATCGTAGAGAGTCGTCCTTCTTTATAAATAGGATCGGGGCTCCCCATGGTGATACACTGGGTCGGATGAAGCCTGACTCTAGCAAATTATCAATTTGAGTCCGcagttcttccatctcacatgagGGCTGCGGTAAGTAAGCAAGGAGATGGGCTTGACATCCGGAACCAGatcgatcgtgaagtctatctcacgtcgaggCGGAAGTCCAGGTATGGTCTTAaacatgtcccaaaaatcttgTACCATGGGTGTATCCGTTATCGAGGGTCCATCATAGCCctcctccaatgaagcataacacaaaattTTTTCTTGGTGACTGACCTGGAATGGGAACGTGAAGGGAACTTCGTCGCCCTCGTATATTTTCACTGTCCTTGTTTCACAATCAATTTACGCCTTCATCGATGTCAACCggtccatacccaggatgatgTCATAATGGAAAATCTTAGTTGCGATCAGATCAACGAGTACCACCTTGCCCCCCAAGTCTATGAGGCAATCACAACACATCCTCGTCGCTTCAGAAATACTTCCGGCGGCGGCAATGATTCTCACCCCTATGATAGGAGTGAGACGTAGCCCTAAGCGCTTGAAGGTTGCATGTGATACGAGGGAAACAGTAGCTCCAGTGTCTACTAGCagaaatatgggagtaccttgaacGTGGAGCGTCACCTCGAAGGCCGTATGATTGGGAATAACTGCATCTTGGCCATCGGCCGTTAAGGCATGCACCCGTGCCTACTGTAGGAAGTTCGGCCGCTGCATGGGCTGTTGTGGCGGCCTAACTTGAGGTGGTGGTGGACGGCGAAACTGCTGGCTAGGCCCCATTACCCGTAAGGGCGGAATCTGCAAGGCCTGTTGTGGGGGCCTGGTGTTGCGTTGCGGTGGCGTGAAGCCAAGATCCCTCATTCTAGTAAAACAGTAGGGTTCAGAGTGACCCGCCCTCTTACAGTAGCTACATGTTTGGACAGGTCATGCAGAAGGGGCCGGTGTGGCGGCCAGTCAGGGCGGAGAGTTAGGGCGTGGCCTTTTTCCTGAAAAGGAAGAGGACGGTCCCTCCATCCTGTTTCGTGGCCCTAGTTGTGAACGGTTCCGTGCGACACGCTCCTCATCCTAGTCCGTCCGTATCGACATCTCGACCAGCTTGGCATATGTTCTGATGCTGGCACAACACATCTTGGAGCGGATACCGCTCCTTAGCCCTGCCGAAAATTGGCTCATCTTTTTGTGAATCATTCCGCCTCTTGGACCGGACTTCTAAGCTCGCATTTCCCTTGGGATCGGCCCTCTGCTTGCTACGTCTTTCTCGTGTTGGTCCCGGCTCGGTGGAAGTCGGCCTCTTTTTCTCCATGGGGAAAGAATCACCAGAACCGtgaagaaggagaaaaaaatTGCAAGGAGATGCCGCTtcccatggcaaaaggaaatggGTCTCGAGTTTGGGGTTGAAGCTTGGGTGTAAATGGAGAAATGTGGGTTGGGTGTTGATTTGGAGTGGGGGTttgaaaatgatttgaaaatgggTTAATGGATTGGAGGATTTGGGCTCGGAAAGGAGTTTGGGAATGGGGTTTTGAAAAGGGTGGAAGTGGGTTGAAGAATGGGTTTGGAGAAGATGGGTTGGAGAGAAGGGAAAGAAGTTGGGTTGAAGATGTGGGGTTTGAGGAGGGATTGGGGTGGTTTAAGGAAAATGGAGTTGAGGGATGGATCCTAAGGAGTGATTTGGGAAATGGGTTGAGGGAATGTTGGGTGTGAGGGGTTTGAGGTTGGGTTGAAAGAAGAAGCTCCCCTTAGAGAAGGTTTgggtgaagggagagagagatggagttgAGATAGAAGGGTTTGGAGAGGTACCTTGAGGTTTTTCCCTCTTGGATGACTAGTAAGAGAGTGTAATGAGAGAGGATGGAGGTGGGGTGGTAGGGCTTTGAGTGTACATAGCAGTGGGGCCCAACCCATTTTCGAAATTGCAAAGGGCCAACAAAGAGGGGGTTCGGCGGGGAGCACGCCGATTCGGCGGGGCACACGTGGACGGGCAGCGGGGAGCCCACGGCTCGCTGGACCACTGGCGTGGGCCATGAGGGTGTGCGGCGGGGAGCACGTCGATCGGTGGGGGCCACGCGGCTCCCTGGAAGGTTGGCGGGGAGCCCGCGGATTTAAGTCCCGAGGCATTTTTGACGCTCCTGGGCATCGGAATAGCTCCCCAGAAAGTGCTacacatgattttggggtaagagaaaaTGATCTCTGCAATGAGCCTAGTATCTTCGCGAGATTCTTCTTGGTTAGGGGCCAAAGTCCcctttttctcctttctctctacTTCCGAaaattttttgttttcccttaccTAATAACCCCCGCATGGGTTGGAACTAACATGTCGGCCTAATATTAGTTCGTTTGGACTTGGACGAGTACTCTTACTGTCCAGCCATTCAGTTTACGGCTTGTTTCTATCAGTATACAGGGGAGTTCAAGAGTAGAGCAAGGACAGGTGGGTATCCTATAAAGATATATTAGAAAAAGGCTTCGACCCTTGGCCTGCTTGGCTAGCGACATTAAGTTGTACTAATTCGGATTTCCATGCTAATTCCAACTCGAGATTggaaatgacatgtttggaaTGAGTGTGGGATGGAATTTCCGAATTTATTTCGTAGGCTTGCTAAACGAGCCTCAATTTGAAAGATGTAGTATGGGATTTCCCATCCCATGATGGTGAATTTCTAGGTTTAATGCGGAAAGATGACCCGGGACTTCCTAGTTAATTGAATCGGTTCGCGCCGACTAGCTCTCAACTTCTTGTCCGGGAATGGGGTGGTTCATAGGGTTTTGTGGCTTCTATTgtgtatcctctcaagtcagcggatgcgttagtgagttcatgacccatagcccaattgattccaaactattgctctaataccaacttgtaacgccctaaaaatcgggggtcgcgcatacgctcaactccccAGTTCCCAAGAGTCACTTTTAACTGATTTccattaatatgcatttaatccgtTTTAGTTGCGCAGCCtaaaatttcctggaacatgaaacataatcacacaagtctactgaagtgaacgagatcaaacatatatctatatacatgtccaaaagaataaaatgGGCACACATGACGCTACTCAACAAAATCGCAAaagaatagtaagtccaaaagaatagaacTGAGCCCCCTGCTCAGTGATCCAATCCCACCTCTCAAGCTGGCAGAGAACCCTCCATCAAGtgaaagtaggacagctcgtcctcctcctcgaagctcgcctcaccaggctcctctgcccctgagtcacctgcatctatgaacgagtctggttggtgttttaaaacaccatcccagagtgggagtgagtgatcaactcagtgggtgttattaatcttaagttatcacaggcatcaattataatatgatcttaatgaaaagtaatcaatcatgtacatctaactaatcttattaatgtgcatgcatgcaggatgatatgatgcatgttcTTGCcataacgctccctcgagcgactccatctaacgatcgcgtatgacaacactccctcagagcgacctcgactgctaagtcgccaccctaactagtgcgatgcaatgatcgtgttagccaagttcttagttaagtccattcatccagccggTTGGGGAATCTAATACACCCCGCATATCAATGCCTTAAACTAGTGGTGAGGTCAAGACCTCCCaacgcgtgaggccgagacctcgcggtccgtgatcccgtcgggttcctcatccctgacttcaagcacatgaggagtgccgagagaaagggatcgctcgcggtcactacggggaggcgcggcaccccagcgtaggccgacagctcagacacagtgtcgtattccaccatgcccggcccaaGAGGCTGTGGACCAGTTGCAATCGATTATTGGTGGGCCGCttacggttgtagggtgtttcaggttctatacatgtgtgagcaaacaggttaacaaacaaggttggtcagacaataGGCTAGACCACGCGAGTCAGGCGAGTGTGGGatgagtgacatcgggcacaagggacccatATAGtcaaactacagccacccgaacacacccgcacAAACCCACGGGTCTTGCCATAGTATAGTCCTAC
This window encodes:
- the LOC131244222 gene encoding uncharacterized protein LOC131244222; translated protein: METLKDFKFDFSYHPGKANLVAEALSRKKTIEFAAPLMVREWDIVEFVRDFDMKLTVEEPYEVVAHIQAQSLINGKIIEAQGGNEHLKKMREKARNDGKTEWRIGTDGGLRYRGRLCVPNLQEIRGVLNAAHNSKVAMHPGSTKMYQDLN